Within the Thermosynechococcaceae cyanobacterium Okahandja genome, the region CATTCGCAAATGGCAGCGTTTTCCGTTTGGGCAGCGGCACTGGTGACGAGGGCGGTAATTTCGCGGGGCGAGAACCCTTCTTCGAGTAACTCCATGTAAATGGGATGCAGATTGCGTTGCAGTTCCTTGAAAATGGCACGGGCGCGATCGGTGTAGCGAAAGTGTTGATCAAACAGGCTAGCCATAGAGTGATTCCAATGGGGACGATCGAAAAGCGGCCACAGACAGGAGGAACACAACTTTTATCATACGCGGCAGGGTCGCGAATTGGTGTTGATGTGCTATCCTCCACGATTGTGGGTCGCCAGTAGGGCAATGTGCAAGAGCAATGGCGGGAACGCGAGCCTCCGATGACCGATGTGCAAGCACTGTTTGAACGGATTGCCCCCCTCTACGATCGCCTCAACGATCGCCTGAGTTGGGGGTTGCACCACGTCTGGAAACAAATGGCGGTGGACTGGCTCCACCTAGAGGCTGGCGCGGCGGCCTTAGATTTATGCTGTGGCACCGGTGACCTCAGTCGCTTACTGGCACGGCGGGTGGGTCGCCACGGGCAGGTGATTGGCCTAGATTTTGCCGCCGCCCCCCTTGCGATCGCCCGGCAGCGCAGCCAGAGTTACCCGCAAATTCAATGGGTGCAGGGGGATGCCTTGGCCGTTCCCTACAACGATGAAACCTTTGCGGCCATTACGATGGGCTATGGGCTGCGCAACGTTGGCGATATTCCACGAGCGTTGCAGGAAATGTACCGCCTCTTGCAGGTGGGGGGTCGCATGGCCATTCTTGAGTTCAGCCACCCAACCCATCCCGCCCTCGCAGCCTTTCAGGCGTGGTACCTCCAGCAGTGGGTTGTGCCCACCGCCCGCAATTACGATCTGGCGCAAGAGTACGACTATTTGTGGCCGAGCATCCAAGCCTTTCCGCAGCCAACAACCCTCTGCCGTCTGATCCAAGCGGCCGGGTTTACGGACATTCGGCACTATCCATTACTCGGCGGCTTAATGGCCATTACGATAGGCCAAAAAGGCTGATTGGGGCTTAGCAGGCGCAGGTGACGCAAACGCAGGGCATTCGTGACCACCGACACCGAGCTAAAGGCCATGGCCGCACCCGCCAGCATGGGATTGAGCAACCAGCCAAACATCGGGTAGAGAATACCCGCGGCAATGGGAATCCCCGCCACGTTATAAACAAAGGCAAAAAAGAGATTCTGGCGGATATTGCGCATCGTGGCCCGACTCAGTTGAATGGCCGCCACAATGCCGTGGAGATCACCGGAGATCAGGGTAATGTCACTGGCAGCGATCGCCACGTCGGTACCCGTCCCAATGGCAATGCCCACATCCGCTTGGGCAAGGGCCGGGGCATCGTTAATGCCGTCGCCCACCATGGCCACCTGCTGACCGGTTGCTTGGAGTTGAGCGATAATTGCCGCTTTTTGATCCGGACGCACATTGGCATAGACTTCGCTAATTCCGACTTGGTGCGCAATGGCCGCCGCCGTGGTGGCATTATCTCCGGTGAGCATCACCACCTTGAGTCCCATGGCCTGGAGGGTGCCCACAACCGCCGCCGCCTCCGGTTTGACTGTGTCGGCAATGGCAATCAGCCCCACCACCTTCCGGGCGATCGCCACCCAGATGACCGTTTTCCCTTGCTGTTCTAGTGCCTGTGCCTGCAAACCAGCCGTCGCCAGCCCCAACTCCTCAAACCAGCGCTGGGTGCCAATATGAACCGGCAGCGTGGCTACCGTCCCGACCACGCCACTGCCGGGAATTGCCTGAAAATCCGTTACCTCCCGTAGCCGAACCCCCTGCTCTTGGGCGTAGGTGACAATGGCTGCCGCTAGGGGATGCTCGGAGTGCCATTCCACCGAGGCCACCAAGGCCAGCATATCGAGGGGTGCCCCGTCTGTGATCACATCGGTGACGGTGGGTTGCCCTTGGGTGAGGGTGCCGGTTTTGTCTAGGACAAGGCATTGGATGCGGTGGGCTTGCTCTAGGCTGGCGGCGGTTTTAATCAGGATCCCGTAGGCGGCTCCTTTGCCGGTGGCCACCATGATGGAGGTGGGGGTGGCCAACCCTAGGGCGCAGGGACAGGCAATAATCAGTACGCCAATGGTCGTCAGCAGTGCCAAGGATAAGTTGCCCACAACCCCATACCAGACAATAAACGTGACGAGGGCGATCGCTAGAACAGCGGGAACAAACCAAGCCGTCACCTGATCGGCAAGGCGCTGAATGGGGGCTTTTGAGCCTTGAGCTTGGCGTACGAGGCGAACAATTTGTGCCAGAAACGTCTCCTGACCCACCCGTGTTGCCCGCACCTGCAAACTTCCCGTTTGATTGAGGGTGGCACCAATCACCGCATCCCCCACCCCCTTTGTCACCGGCAAACTTTCTCCGGTGACCATGGCCTCATCCACCGTCGAAGCACCGGCCACCACCTCCCCATCCACGGGAATCGTCTCCCCCGGACGCACCACCACAATGTCCCCCACCACAACCGCCGTGATGGGCACCTCCATCTCGCTGCCATCCCGTAGCACCCGTGCCGTCTTCGGCTGCAATCCAATCAGCTTGCGAATTGCCGCCGAGGTTTCCCCCTTGGCGCGGTGCTCTAGCAATCGTCCCAAGAGGATCAGCGTAATCACTACTGCCGACACTTCGTAGTACACGTCGGGGGGATGGCCTTGGGGGGCCAACCTGTTGGGAAACAACGTGGCAAAGAGGGAATAGAAGTAGGCCGTACTGGTGCCCAAAGCAACAAGGGTATCCATGGTGGCGCTACGGTAGCGCAGAGCCTTCCAAGCACCTTCATAAAAGGACTCACCGCTCCAAAATTGAATGGGGGTGGTGAGTGCCAGTTGCAGCCACGGATCGTGCAGCCACGTCGGGAACCATGGCCACCCGACCCCCAGCATCATCGGCAGGCTGCCCACCACCAGCACCAAGGTGGCGCTTCCCGCCAACAGGAGACGGCGTTGTAATTGCCGTGCTGTTGCCGCATGAGCCTGCTCCGTCGCCACCACGTCCGTCAATGGGTCGGTATCCGTACAGGGGTCTGCTCCATAGCCCGCCCGGGCGATCGCCCCTTGAATGTGCTGCCAACTCACCTGCTGCGGTTCGTAGGTCACCGTGGCTTGCGCTGCCCCAAAACTCACCTGACAATCGACCACGCCCGGCAGTTGACGCACCGCGGTGGCAATCACGTTGGCACAGGCCGCACAACTCATCCCCCGCAGCATAAACGTGACTTCCGCCATCATCCCTCCTGAACGGTATAGCCGGCCCGCTGAATGGCCTGCCGAATCGTGGCCTCAGCAGCGGTGGTGTGAATCTCTAGCCCCTTTGTTTGCAGATCGGCCTGCACCGTAGCGGCGGGATCAATGGCGTGAATTGCCGCAGTAATCGTATCGCGACAGGCACTACAGGCCATATCGGGGACGTGTAGTTTAAGTTCCATAGCAGTTGATAACCAAATCGCCTTAGTCCCATCCTCCAGTCTCTAGTTGACTCAAGAGTCAAGGGGGAACCCTGCCACCCGCCAACGGGGTATAGTGGGGAGCGGATTCGATACCGAACACTGCCCCAATGCCCCTGCACGCCTTTGCCACCCTTGCCTACGAGCCAGCATTTCTCTCTTTGGGGGATGAATTCTGGGATGAGGTACAGGCCGCTACGTTTCCCGAGCACCGACTGCGGTTTCGCAATAATGCCCTATTGCCCTTGATGGGCCTAGACCCGGCGGCGGTGACCGATGGGGACTTTATTGCCGCCTTTGGTAAATTTCAAGGGCGCGAACCGTTTTTGGCGATGCGCTACCACGGTTACCAATTTGGCGAATACAATCCGCGCCTAGGGGATGGCCGCGGCTTTCTCTACGGGCAATTTCGCGGTGGGGATGGCCGCCTCTACGACCTAGGCACTAAAGGGTCTGGCACTACGCCCTACTCCCGCGGCGGCGATGGCCGGTTGACCCTCAAAGGGGGGGTACGGGAGGTACTGGCCAGTGAACTGCTACATCGCTTGGGAGTGCGCACCTTTCGTAGCCTCAGCCTCATTGAAACGGGGGAGTCCCTGTGGCGGGGGGATGAGCCGTCGCCCACCCGCTCCAGTGTCCTTGTGCGGTTAGGCCGATCCCATATTCGCTTTGGAACGTTTGAGCGTTTGCACTACCTGAAGCGCTCTGACCTCATCCGCCAGCTACTGGATCATGTGATTTACTACTACTATCCCCACCTGTGGGGCATCCCTGACCCCAAGGAGCGGCACATCCAGTTTTATCGGGAATTGGTGAGCGCCACAGCAGACTTGGCGGCCCAGTGGTTAGCGGCTGGCTTTTGCCATGGGGTGCTCAATACCGACAACATGGCCATTACGGGTGAGAGTTTTGACTATGGCCCCTACCGCTTCCTAGAGCGCTACGATTTGGGATTGACAGCGGCCTATTTTGATTACTATGGCCGCTATGCCTACGGCAACCAGCCCGCAATTTGTGCGTGGAATTTGGAAAAGTTGCAAGCTCCCTTGGCCTGTGTCATCCCCCTTGAGGCGATGCAGGCGGCGTTACACACCTTTGGCGATCGCTGCCGTGAGACCTATCTGAACCTGATGCTACGCCGTCTGGGCTGGGCGCAGTTGCCAGTGGAGCGGGGTGCCCCCTTAGTGGAGCAAACCCAAGCCTTTCTCAGCCGCAGTGACATCAGTTATCCGCAATTTTTTGTGACCCTGCGGCAGGCCTTTTCCCCCCTATGGGCTGTGGATATAGGCCATATCTTCCAAGACTGTGCCACCCTTTCTGCAGCGGATCAGGCGCTACTTGAACCATGGAAGGCCACCTACTTTAACCTGTTGCAGCAGGCTACGCCCACCGAGCGCGCGGCCATCCCCACAACCCTCGCCGCCGCAAATCCCTTGGTGATTCTTACGCGCCCCCACATTGAAGCCATCTGGCAGGCCATTGATACTGAGGATGATTGGTCGTTGTTCACCGCCACCCTTGCGGCCCTAGAACAATGAGCACGCCCTCTCCCCATCTGGTGTGTATTAGTAATGGCCATGGTGAAGATGCGATCGCCACCGCCATTTTGCAAGCCTTACAGCAGATCTGCCCTGATCTTGAAATCGCCGCACTGCCGCTGGTGGGAGAAGGACTCGCCTACCAAGGCTGTGGCATTCCCCTCCTGCAAGCGGGAGCCAACCTGCCCTCTGGCGGGTTTATTTATATGGATGCGCGCCAACTCTGGCGAGATTTGCGGGCGGGCTTACTCCGACTCCTTGGGCAGCAGTTCCAAGCCCTACACCACTGGTCGCGCGGCGGGGGTCATGTCTTGGCTGTGGGGGATGTAGTGCCGCTCCTGTTTGCCTACCTGAGTGGCTGTCCCTACAGTTTTGTGGGCACGGCCAAATCCGACTATTACCTTTACGATGCCATGGGGCACCCCTACCGCTGGGGGGCGGGCTGGGCGGGCAGTGATTACCTGCCCTGGGAGCAATGGCTGTTGCGATCGCGCCGCTGTGTGGGGATTTTTCCCCGAGATGCGCTGACCACAAAGGGCTTACAACGCCTCGGCATTCCTGCGCAGGATTGCGGGAACCCCATGCTGGATCTCGTGATGCCACCGCCTGCACCGTCCCCATTTGCCTCTAAGACCATTGTTCTGTTGCCCGGCTCGCGCGCACCGGAAGCCTACCACAACTGGCAGCAGATCTTAGATGGCCTGATGCCCCACGCCGATCAGCCGTTCGTGCTCCTTGCCGCCATTAGTCCAAGCTTAGATATGGCCGTCTTGAGCAGCGCCCTTGAGCCGTGGCAGACCATTCCTAGCCCCCTTGCAGGCACCTGGGCATGGCAGTACGGCCAACTGCAACTGATTCTGAGTCAGCAGCACTTTCGCGAGTTTTTGCACTGGGCCGATGGCGGCATTGCCTTGGCGGGCACGGCCACTGAGCAGGCCGTAGGCTTAGGGAAGCCCGTTGTTACCGTTGCGGGAGCAGGGCCTCAGTTTACCCGTCAGTTTGCCCGCCGTCAGCAGCAATTACTCGGAGAATCGGTGATGTTGCTTGAGGAGGCTCAGGCGGCTATTCCCACCCTCACGCACATCTGGCAGGATGCCCGTAAACAACAGCAAGTCCGTGCCAATGGCCAAGCCCGCATGGGACACCCCGGTGCCGCTGCCCGGATTGCCCAAGTGTTGCAACAGCAACTTACGCCGGTACGGACGGAATCGCGCTAGGCTGATAAACGTGGTCTGCGACCCTAAGGTGAATGTACTTAGTAACCGGCGCAAGTGGACAATTGGGACTGCGCGTGGTGCGGCGGTGTGTGTCGCTGAATCTACCAGTACGCGCCTTTGTCCGCCTCACCAGCCACTACGAGGTGATTAAGGAGTGGGGGGCTGAAATTTTCATTGGCGATTTGCAAGAGCCGCGGGATATTGCCAAGGCTCTACAGGGAGTCACTGCCCTAATCTGCTGCCATGGCAGTCAACTGATTGGCCGCCACATTCAAGCCATTGATTACCGCGCCACGCTGGATTTAATTCAAGCGGCGCAGGAGCAGCAGGTGCGCCATGTAACCTTGGTGTCTCCCTTGGCGGTGATGGGCGATCGCCATGATTCGCCATTCCTCAAGGCCAAGTACGAAGCGGAGCAGGCACTGATCCGGAGTGGCCTAAACTACACGATTTTTCGCTCAGCCACCCTCATGTCCAGCTTGCTACCCTTGGCGGAGCGGTTTCAACAAACGGGCGTGTACGTCATTTTGGGGGAGCCACAACATCGGCTGCAATTGATGAGTCCAGAAGACTTGGCCCGCTGTATTGTGATTGCAGCCCAAATCTGCGATCAACAGGTCTTTAACGTTGCTCATCCCGAGGTGTTGACCCGCCAAGAAATTGCGGATCGCCTTGGGCGCTTTTTTAATAAGCGTCCGTTGGTCATGAACTTACCCTTGGGGGTTATTGACGGAGCACGGCAGTTTTTGGGCTTGCTAAACCGCGATCTTGAGGCCAGCATTGGCACCCTGCGTGCCCTGTTGGCCTACGAAAGCTTGTGTCCTGCCAGCGATATTGAGCGGGTGCAACACTATTTTCAACTCCCCCTAGAGTCCCTTGAGGAATTTCTGGATCGTTATTTTTCAGCGCCCGACCGTCATCGATAATTGGCTTTCAAAAAGTTTTAGCGGAACGGGGCATCTGTGTTCATTACCGATACCTCTGCCCTTTCCAATCTTGAGCTCCTACTCAGGGGTGTCTGCTGAACCCGTCATTAGCTTTGGCGAACTGGTGCTACCGCTATTGGCCGCTGTGGCATCAACAATACAGGGCAGCCGCGCCGCTTTCAGCCCCCGCTTGATCACGGCTAAGGTTTCCTTGAAGAGCACAAACAGGGGTAAATGGCGATTTGCGCCTTCGCTAAACATATCGCGGTACTGTAGGGGCATATCCCAGCTATAGCTGCGGCTCAGCAGCAGTTGTGACTGCCGCCACCGCGTCAGCAGTTCGCTAAAACTTTCTCCGGGGCGATGAATAAAAACCAACAGTTCAATATCGGTTTTCACCTTCCACTCTGGATCGCACATGATAAAGACAAGATCGCAGGGCACAAGCACTGACTTGACTTGAGGACGTTGATGAGTGGTGTTGGCAGCAGCAATTTGAATTTCAGCAATTGGCAACGGAATGGGAATGAGGCTTTCTTGGGGTCGCCGCATACTGGGAATCATTTCGAGGTAGGGGCGATACTGCCGCAATAGGTCAGTGGCGTGCAGTGGATCGGTGTAGTGTACCAGCGTATGCTCGTACAGGTTGGGAGCGATCGCCATAGAATTTAAGCTCAACGAGCACGACTATTGCTATCCTACGGGAGGTTCTACAGCAACAGCAAGGGAGCCATTAACCCACCGCTTGCTGAGCCAGTTGCTCTAGCTGGGGTAAGCTCAGAATTTGCAGTTGATGTTTGGCGGCATCAATTTTAACCCAACCTTTGGCTATCAGTTTCTCGAGAAGCTGTTGCGCTTCTTCGGGGCTGATATTGGCCACATCCGCCAAATCCTTAATCGGCACATTAAAAATCACGGCTGTATGGATGCTGGCTCCCTCCCGTTGGCCATAGCGGCGACCAAGGTTCACAAGGACATTGGCCAGCTTGACAGCCGGGGGTTGATGGGCCAACTCAATCCGGGCATTGGTGAGGCGCAACCGTTGTGCCATAAGCTGCAACATCCGGTAGTGCAAATCGGGGTCTTGGCGCAGGGTATGGATAAATTTTTGGGCAGGAACCGAGAGCACTTCAGCAGCACACAGGGCAACCACATCTGTGGAGCGGGGAGATTGATCCAAAATAGCCATTTCGCCAAAAAAGTCCCCGGGGCCAAGAATGGCAAGGGTGGTAAAGTCCCCATTGGGCAGCAAGCGGCGGACTTTTACCCAGCCGGACAAAATAAAGTAAACGGCATTACCCCACGCATCTTCAATGAGAATGGCACGCCCTGCGGGATAGGTATTATGCCAGGCAACCGCAAGCATGGCAGAGAGCGCGTCTTTGGAACTGGCGCCAAAAAGAGGAAAAAGTTGGCCAAAGTTGTCTGTTTCAATGCCTGCCATAACAACCTGATCAGTGGGTTCCAAAACAATGGAGAGTGGAGCACTCTTCCCCCTAGAATACGCGATCGCCCCCGCTTTCAGCGCTGTTTATTTCGCGAGATTGCAGGGCTAAGGCTCAAACCCTAGCTCGACGACCGTTGAGCCAACACTCGCGCGAGGGCGGCAAGGGCGGCCTCAATCTCGGCCTCACTCACAATTAAGGGGGGCACAAAGCGCACCACGTTGGGACCTGCCGGAACCAGTAAGAGTCCTTCACTAATGGCTGCTTTGACGACCTCTGGGGCGTTCATGCCCGCATCCGCCACCAGTTCTAGGCCATTGATCAGGCCCCAGCCGCGCACCTCGGCAATCAGGTGCGGATATTTTTCGGCAAGGGTGCGCAGGCCGGTGCGTAATTGCTCGCCACGCTCAACAACATTCTCAAGAAGATGCTCCTGCTCAATCGTTTCGCACACGGTTAATGCGGCGGCGGTCGCAAGGGGATTGCCACCAAACGTGCTGGCGTGGTCACCGGGTTGAAACACACTACAAAAAGCTTTCGCCACCATGGCACCAATGGGGATGCCACCCGCCAATCCTTTTGCTGAGGTAAAAATATCCGGTTCCACCCCAAGGGTTTCGTAGCCCCAAAGGTGACCCGTGCGGCCAATACCCACCTGCACTTCATCAAAAATTAAGAGAATGCCCTTTTGATCACAAAGCTGGCGCACCTGCTCAAAATAGTGGCGATCGCCCGGACGGACTCCCCCCTCACCCTGTAATGGCTCAAGCAGAATCGCGGCCACCTGCGGCTGGTGTTCATCGAGCAACTCTACAAGGGCGGCTAAGGCGGCAAAATCGTTGTAGGGGGCATAGGCAAACCCCGGCACAAGGGGATCAAAATGCTGTTGGTACTTCGGCTGTCCGGTGGCCGTAATGGTGGCTAGGGTACGACCGTGAAAGCTTGCGTGAGCCGTAATAATTACCGGATGGGCAATCTCGCGTACCGTGTGGGCATACTTGCGGGCAAGCTTAATAGCCGCTTCGTTGGCTTCCGCCCCCGAATTACAGAAAAAGACGCGATCGCCACAGGAGTGATTCACTAGCCACTGCGCTAGGGCACCCTGCTGCGGAATGTAGTACAGGTTAGAGACGTGGTGCAAGGTTTGAATTTGCTGCGTTACCGTTGCCACTAAAGCCGGATGCCCATGACCCAGCGTACAGGTGGCAATCCCCGCCACAAAGTCAAGATAGCTGCGTCCCTGATCATCCCAAACGCGACATCCCTCCCCCCGCACGAGCGTGATTGGAAATCGCCCGTAGGTGGTCATTACCACTTGGTCAAATTGAGCCGTATCAAACGTTGTGGGCGGAACGGCAACAGCAGACTCTGGACTCACGGCACTGCATCCTAAAGGTAGTGTGGCACTGCCTGCCATCTTAGCATTCGCACCTTAGTTAACGTTGGGGGGTGCAGTTCACCGAAAGTTTCCCGAGAAAGTCTGCACTTTAAGCTTTCCGTTTGATCCCCTTCCCCACAAGGAGGAAGGCAATGAATAAGGCGAAGAGGAACCAACCTCTTCGCCGTTTCCATTCGATCTCCTTCCCCGCAAGGAAGAGGGCTATGAAAAAGTGAGGGCGGCTCAAGAAAGAGGGATGTTTCCATTCAATCGCCTTCCCCGCAAGGAGGAAGGACGAAGAGCCTGTGGCTCAAGTCGTCGTTGCCGATCTTGAGTTTCCATTCGATCGCCTTCCCCACGAGGAGGAAGGCCAAGATTGTCAGGCAGTGGGCGAAATCCAAGGCGGTGCCGTTTCCATTCGATCGCCTTCCCCACGAGGAGGAAGGGCGAAGAAAACGATTCGGTTTGTGTAAGCAATGCGTTCGAGTTTCCATTCGATCGCCTTCCCCACGAGGAGGAAGGCATCAACACGACGATTAAGGCGCGGAACACCGTCAAGTTTCCATTCGATCGCCTTCCCCACGAGGAGGAAGGCATGGGTTGAACTGACAGGGGTGCCGGAGACAACCATCCGGGTTTCCATTCGATCGCCTTCCCCACGAGGAGGAAGGTTGGGAAGCGGACGAGAACGCCGGGTTTTTGTATACCGGTTTCCATTCGATCGCCTTCCCCACGAGGAGGAAGGTCGCGGAGCGACAATTACTCCCGAAGGAGTATGAACTCCTGTTTCCATTCGATCGCCTTCCCCACGAGGAGGAAGGGCGACACGGGTCACTGTTCCAGATCCACCCTGTTCGTGTTTCCATTCGATCGCCTTCCCCACGAGGAGGAAGGGTCTGCGGACGCGGCGGTTTGCACTACCGAAGTGTTTAAGTTTCCATTCGATCGCCTTCCCCACGAGGAGGAAGGTCAAGAAGCTTTTGGAAAAGCGAGAAGACATTCTTGTGGTTATTGGTTTCCATTCGATCGCCTTCCCCACGAGGAGGAAGGAAGGAAGGAGGCACCGCTATGATTATCGAAGAATTCAACGGGTTTCCATTCGATCGCCTTCCCCACGAGGAGGAAGGTTTCACGCTGTCCGCTTCAGACGTGGTAAAAGCGGTTGTTTCCATTCGATCGCCTTCCCCACGAGGAGGAAGGGCCCCGCCAAATGATCCGACCTCGCTAAAGGCATACTGTTTCCATTCGATCGCCTTCCCCACGAGGAGGAAGGAAAAATACCTAACTGGCTTTCAACACTTGCTTAGTTGTTTCCATTCGATCGCCTTCCCCACGAGGAGGAAGGTGCCCATTAAGCTGTACAACAGCAGCTGGGCCTTTAGCTGTTTCCATTCGATCGCCTTCCCCACGAGGAGGAAGGTCTTTTGGGTTGGTCAGCGTGCACGCGGAGGCTTTGATGGGTTTCCATTCGATCGCCTTCCCCACGAGGAGGAAGGTTCGCCGAAGGGAACTGGGCTGGAAAAGCAAACGGCTTTGAGAGTGGAGTTTCCATTCGATCGCCTTCCCCACGAGGAGGAAGGTCGTTACCCGTGTAGTAGGAAAGTTTGACCAGTTCTAAAGTTTCCATTCGATCGCCTTCCCCACGAGGAGGAAGGTGTAGTCCGACGTGTTCAAGCCAGCCCCGCCAAATGAGTTTCCATTCGATCGCCTTCCCCACGAGGAGGAAGGTTGTCCGGCTTTGGTCGATTTCATCTGGTCGAAGGTGGAGTTTCCATTCGATCGCCTTCCCCACGAGGAGGAAGGCTAGGGACGAGGAATGAAACTAATTTGTTCACAGGTTTCCATTCGATCGCCTTCCCCACGAGGAGGAAGGCTTCGACTTGGTGGTTACTCAGTTGTCCGTTAAAATCCTGTTTCCATTCGATCGCCTTCCCCACGAGGAGGAAGGTTGCCGATCTTGACAGCGATGATAACGATGAGCCTATGGGTTTCCATTCGATCGCCTTCCCCACGAGGAGGAAGGACCGCTAACGTTTCCGACACTGACAGTGATGGTAACGAGTTTCCATTCGATCGCCTTCCCCACGAGGAGGAAGGAGTACCTCTATACTAGCCGCTCCCTGAGCGACTTGCAACCCCCTATTCCGAGGGATCCCTTCCAAAGGGGGGTAAATCTTTTTCTACGTTTCGGCAGAAAATCCCCAAAGTCTCTCCCAGAGCAACTCCGAGGGATCCAACACAAAAATGCGGGTTAGGGGTCATTGGCCAGATCCCTCGGAGCATACTGCATAACCTTGAGAACCTGCTTGGATAAAAGAGTAGTGTTGAGCGTTTTGTCCTATGCCTCCCTACACTGTTTTTTCTTTCATTCGCAGTCTAATTGTTGCCTGCTGCAATGGTTTCTTTACCCTAGTGATTCTGCTGATTGCCCCCCTTGGGTTAGCAGCAGTGGTTATGACAAC harbors:
- the ubiE gene encoding bifunctional demethylmenaquinone methyltransferase/2-methoxy-6-polyprenyl-1,4-benzoquinol methylase UbiE, with translation MQEQWREREPPMTDVQALFERIAPLYDRLNDRLSWGLHHVWKQMAVDWLHLEAGAAALDLCCGTGDLSRLLARRVGRHGQVIGLDFAAAPLAIARQRSQSYPQIQWVQGDALAVPYNDETFAAITMGYGLRNVGDIPRALQEMYRLLQVGGRMAILEFSHPTHPALAAFQAWYLQQWVVPTARNYDLAQEYDYLWPSIQAFPQPTTLCRLIQAAGFTDIRHYPLLGGLMAITIGQKG
- a CDS encoding heavy metal translocating P-type ATPase; this encodes MAEVTFMLRGMSCAACANVIATAVRQLPGVVDCQVSFGAAQATVTYEPQQVSWQHIQGAIARAGYGADPCTDTDPLTDVVATEQAHAATARQLQRRLLLAGSATLVLVVGSLPMMLGVGWPWFPTWLHDPWLQLALTTPIQFWSGESFYEGAWKALRYRSATMDTLVALGTSTAYFYSLFATLFPNRLAPQGHPPDVYYEVSAVVITLILLGRLLEHRAKGETSAAIRKLIGLQPKTARVLRDGSEMEVPITAVVVGDIVVVRPGETIPVDGEVVAGASTVDEAMVTGESLPVTKGVGDAVIGATLNQTGSLQVRATRVGQETFLAQIVRLVRQAQGSKAPIQRLADQVTAWFVPAVLAIALVTFIVWYGVVGNLSLALLTTIGVLIIACPCALGLATPTSIMVATGKGAAYGILIKTAASLEQAHRIQCLVLDKTGTLTQGQPTVTDVITDGAPLDMLALVASVEWHSEHPLAAAIVTYAQEQGVRLREVTDFQAIPGSGVVGTVATLPVHIGTQRWFEELGLATAGLQAQALEQQGKTVIWVAIARKVVGLIAIADTVKPEAAAVVGTLQAMGLKVVMLTGDNATTAAAIAHQVGISEVYANVRPDQKAAIIAQLQATGQQVAMVGDGINDAPALAQADVGIAIGTGTDVAIAASDITLISGDLHGIVAAIQLSRATMRNIRQNLFFAFVYNVAGIPIAAGILYPMFGWLLNPMLAGAAMAFSSVSVVTNALRLRHLRLLSPNQPFWPIVMAIKPPSNG
- a CDS encoding heavy-metal-associated domain-containing protein → MELKLHVPDMACSACRDTITAAIHAIDPAATVQADLQTKGLEIHTTAAEATIRQAIQRAGYTVQEG
- a CDS encoding YdiU family protein translates to MPLHAFATLAYEPAFLSLGDEFWDEVQAATFPEHRLRFRNNALLPLMGLDPAAVTDGDFIAAFGKFQGREPFLAMRYHGYQFGEYNPRLGDGRGFLYGQFRGGDGRLYDLGTKGSGTTPYSRGGDGRLTLKGGVREVLASELLHRLGVRTFRSLSLIETGESLWRGDEPSPTRSSVLVRLGRSHIRFGTFERLHYLKRSDLIRQLLDHVIYYYYPHLWGIPDPKERHIQFYRELVSATADLAAQWLAAGFCHGVLNTDNMAITGESFDYGPYRFLERYDLGLTAAYFDYYGRYAYGNQPAICAWNLEKLQAPLACVIPLEAMQAALHTFGDRCRETYLNLMLRRLGWAQLPVERGAPLVEQTQAFLSRSDISYPQFFVTLRQAFSPLWAVDIGHIFQDCATLSAADQALLEPWKATYFNLLQQATPTERAAIPTTLAAANPLVILTRPHIEAIWQAIDTEDDWSLFTATLAALEQ
- a CDS encoding lipid-A-disaccharide synthase-related protein, whose translation is MSTPSPHLVCISNGHGEDAIATAILQALQQICPDLEIAALPLVGEGLAYQGCGIPLLQAGANLPSGGFIYMDARQLWRDLRAGLLRLLGQQFQALHHWSRGGGHVLAVGDVVPLLFAYLSGCPYSFVGTAKSDYYLYDAMGHPYRWGAGWAGSDYLPWEQWLLRSRRCVGIFPRDALTTKGLQRLGIPAQDCGNPMLDLVMPPPAPSPFASKTIVLLPGSRAPEAYHNWQQILDGLMPHADQPFVLLAAISPSLDMAVLSSALEPWQTIPSPLAGTWAWQYGQLQLILSQQHFREFLHWADGGIALAGTATEQAVGLGKPVVTVAGAGPQFTRQFARRQQQLLGESVMLLEEAQAAIPTLTHIWQDARKQQQVRANGQARMGHPGAAARIAQVLQQQLTPVRTESR
- a CDS encoding NAD(P)H-binding protein, which produces MYLVTGASGQLGLRVVRRCVSLNLPVRAFVRLTSHYEVIKEWGAEIFIGDLQEPRDIAKALQGVTALICCHGSQLIGRHIQAIDYRATLDLIQAAQEQQVRHVTLVSPLAVMGDRHDSPFLKAKYEAEQALIRSGLNYTIFRSATLMSSLLPLAERFQQTGVYVILGEPQHRLQLMSPEDLARCIVIAAQICDQQVFNVAHPEVLTRQEIADRLGRFFNKRPLVMNLPLGVIDGARQFLGLLNRDLEASIGTLRALLAYESLCPASDIERVQHYFQLPLESLEEFLDRYFSAPDRHR
- a CDS encoding Crp/Fnr family transcriptional regulator; amino-acid sequence: MLAVAWHNTYPAGRAILIEDAWGNAVYFILSGWVKVRRLLPNGDFTTLAILGPGDFFGEMAILDQSPRSTDVVALCAAEVLSVPAQKFIHTLRQDPDLHYRMLQLMAQRLRLTNARIELAHQPPAVKLANVLVNLGRRYGQREGASIHTAVIFNVPIKDLADVANISPEEAQQLLEKLIAKGWVKIDAAKHQLQILSLPQLEQLAQQAVG
- a CDS encoding aspartate aminotransferase family protein, with product MSPESAVAVPPTTFDTAQFDQVVMTTYGRFPITLVRGEGCRVWDDQGRSYLDFVAGIATCTLGHGHPALVATVTQQIQTLHHVSNLYYIPQQGALAQWLVNHSCGDRVFFCNSGAEANEAAIKLARKYAHTVREIAHPVIITAHASFHGRTLATITATGQPKYQQHFDPLVPGFAYAPYNDFAALAALVELLDEHQPQVAAILLEPLQGEGGVRPGDRHYFEQVRQLCDQKGILLIFDEVQVGIGRTGHLWGYETLGVEPDIFTSAKGLAGGIPIGAMVAKAFCSVFQPGDHASTFGGNPLATAAALTVCETIEQEHLLENVVERGEQLRTGLRTLAEKYPHLIAEVRGWGLINGLELVADAGMNAPEVVKAAISEGLLLVPAGPNVVRFVPPLIVSEAEIEAALAALARVLAQRSSS